The following coding sequences are from one Paenibacillus tundrae window:
- a CDS encoding 5' nucleotidase, NT5C type has product MNKPIIAVDMDDTICQLVKRAIYHNNINFPTHPLRYEDMLHWDTSHLRHPESTHDVFYGRPGLFEELELYDEYVVEEMEKLNQAYDLIIVTAAEPRTVVEKWNWLQKHMPFITADQFITCKRKYLLGFDLLIDDGAHNLIAAHDLGRKVLCIPHPWNVKERERYGFPLMSTWHGAKEYIDRILETVNA; this is encoded by the coding sequence ATGAATAAACCAATTATTGCAGTCGACATGGACGACACCATATGTCAGCTCGTGAAACGCGCCATATATCATAACAACATTAATTTCCCAACACATCCGCTGCGATATGAGGATATGCTTCATTGGGACACCTCTCACTTGCGCCACCCAGAGAGTACCCATGATGTTTTCTATGGTCGCCCGGGTCTGTTCGAAGAGTTGGAACTATATGACGAATATGTGGTCGAAGAGATGGAGAAGTTGAACCAAGCGTATGATCTAATTATCGTGACTGCGGCAGAACCAAGAACAGTGGTAGAGAAGTGGAACTGGCTTCAGAAGCATATGCCTTTTATTACGGCAGACCAATTTATTACATGCAAAAGAAAATACCTACTTGGCTTCGATCTGTTAATCGATGATGGTGCTCATAACTTAATAGCTGCACATGACTTAGGGAGAAAAGTACTCTGTATTCCTCATCCATGGAATGTGAAAGAACGGGAGCGGTATGGGTTTCCGTTGATGTCTACATGGCATGGAGCGAAAGAATACATTGATAGAATACTTGAAACGGTAAACGCCTGA
- the ascB gene encoding 6-phospho-beta-glucosidase yields the protein MSNRQGFPEGFLWGGAIAANQAEGGFDAGGKGFSTADMVPYFEKKDYTNLRELMHVTSATVEKAMAYHSAEGYPKRYGIDFYHRFREDIALFAELGFKTFRLSINWPRIFPNGDETEPNEAGLRFYDEVFDELRKYDIEPLVTLSHYEMPMGLVLKYNGWAGREVIEHFVRYAETVMTRYQDKVKYWLTFNEINTTIIEPFTGGGIIEDRVENTMQASYQALHHQFVASSLVTEKARQINSNFQIGCMLARMIHYPATSKPEDVLQAQVDNQLNLLHTDVQVRGSYPAYMDRYWAENGISVVMEPGDKEILRAHTVDFISFSYYTSLVSAVNPEDYGVTGGNLYSTIKNPNLERTEWGWQLDPIGLRIALKELYDRYQLPLFVVENGLGAKDTLEADGSINDDYRIDYLRRHITQMKEAVMDGVDLMGYTNWGAIDIISASTSEMSKRYGVIYVDQDDHGKGTLNRLKKKSFAWYQKVIASNGEDLA from the coding sequence ATGAGCAATCGACAAGGTTTTCCAGAAGGTTTTTTGTGGGGTGGCGCTATAGCAGCTAACCAAGCAGAAGGAGGATTCGACGCAGGAGGCAAAGGGTTCTCTACGGCAGATATGGTTCCTTATTTTGAAAAAAAAGATTATACGAACCTAAGAGAGCTTATGCATGTAACCAGTGCAACGGTTGAAAAGGCCATGGCTTACCACAGCGCAGAAGGGTATCCGAAGCGTTACGGAATCGATTTTTACCACCGTTTTAGAGAGGATATCGCGTTATTCGCTGAACTTGGCTTCAAGACATTCCGGTTGTCCATCAACTGGCCGCGTATCTTCCCTAATGGTGATGAAACTGAGCCGAATGAAGCGGGATTACGTTTCTATGATGAAGTCTTTGATGAGCTGCGCAAATATGATATCGAACCACTCGTGACGCTCTCGCATTATGAGATGCCGATGGGGCTTGTATTGAAGTACAACGGTTGGGCAGGCCGCGAGGTGATCGAACATTTTGTGAGATATGCAGAGACAGTCATGACACGGTATCAAGACAAGGTAAAATACTGGTTAACGTTTAATGAGATTAATACAACCATTATTGAGCCGTTCACTGGCGGTGGTATTATCGAGGATCGTGTGGAGAACACCATGCAGGCTTCATATCAAGCGCTCCATCATCAGTTTGTTGCCAGCAGTCTGGTTACGGAGAAAGCACGTCAGATTAATTCGAATTTCCAAATTGGCTGTATGCTAGCTCGTATGATTCACTACCCAGCTACCTCGAAGCCGGAAGATGTTCTGCAAGCTCAGGTGGACAATCAGTTGAATTTACTTCATACAGATGTTCAGGTTCGTGGTAGTTATCCCGCGTATATGGATCGTTATTGGGCAGAGAACGGAATTTCTGTTGTAATGGAACCAGGAGACAAGGAAATTCTACGTGCGCATACCGTTGACTTTATCTCGTTTAGCTACTATACATCGCTAGTGTCGGCAGTGAATCCCGAAGATTATGGGGTGACTGGAGGCAATCTGTATAGCACGATCAAGAATCCGAATCTGGAACGTACAGAGTGGGGCTGGCAGCTTGATCCCATCGGACTACGTATTGCATTGAAAGAACTGTATGATCGCTACCAATTGCCGTTATTCGTTGTTGAAAATGGTCTCGGAGCTAAGGATACGCTTGAAGCTGATGGTTCCATTAACGATGATTATCGGATCGATTACCTGAGAAGACATATTACTCAGATGAAAGAGGCCGTAATGGATGGGGTAGACCTTATGGGGTACACCAACTGGGGCGCCATTGACATCATCAGTGCTTCCACGTCAGAAATGTCCAAACGATATGGCGTAATCTATGTGGATCAGGATGATCATGGAAAGGGTACACTGAATCGTTTGAAGAAAAAAAGCTTTGCATGGTATCAGAAAGTGATTGCTTCAAATGGTGAAGATTTAGCGTAA
- a CDS encoding glycoside hydrolase family 78 protein produces MLTVHHLRCEYKINPIGLDVRSPRLSWHLQSDQRNCVQTAYQIQLVLQDSHEQMVWDSGKVISNQSIHVELDGWLPSARTRYDYRIKVWDNHENESDWSVTAFFEMGLMDSADAWRAEWISAPLSAEEEKDESCPRLRTSFQLNKAVTKARVYVTALGLYELHLNDKRVGEAYFTPGWTSYSKRLQYQTYDITDSLEIGENTLGAYLGDGWYKGYLGWKNEQQFYGKRTALLLELHIEYSDGSEEYIVTNEHWQSSSSAIRMSDIYMGETYDARLETAWTDIDSSSWSPVEILDHPKDIIVAQENVPVTQVEYLQPIAILTTPQGDRVLDMGQNMVGWMKFTIQGESGHEVELLHAEILDHDGNFYTDNLRAAKQRIQYTLKGGEAETYEPHFTFQGFRYVKLIGFPEHINLQDFAGAVLHSNMEQTGEFKCSSPLVNQLHHNILWGQKGNFLDVPTDCPQRDERLGWTGDAQMFIRTASYLMNTAPFFTKWLRDLGADQRADGGIPFFVPNPSSEIFSNEMQDTGHSSAAWGDAAVICPWTLYEMYGDIRLLAEQYGSMKRWVDYIYHQGDKPYLWNTGFHFGDWLALDSKPDSYIGATDPDYVATAFYAYSVSLMRKAALALEKNEEAAHYGELHDHIVKAFREEFVTPSGRIAVPTQTAVVLALHFDLLEESGRKRAIDQLSKLIAEANNHLTTGFVGTPYLNPVLSETGQHELAYTLLFHEDYPSWLYQVTQGATTIWEHWDGIKEDGRMWSADMNSFNHYAYGSIGEWLYRYVAGIRADVERPGFQAIHIEPQPGPGLDWVEASIETMYGKVLSGWTRQEQGEMQLRVVVPANTTATVVLPNAVSDTVLLDDVALDQASDVNDIQLEAGQLQVMLGSGSYLFQYKMQLTEA; encoded by the coding sequence ATGTTGACGGTTCATCATCTTCGCTGTGAGTATAAAATAAATCCAATCGGTCTGGATGTGAGGTCGCCAAGATTAAGCTGGCATCTACAGTCAGACCAGCGAAACTGTGTTCAGACCGCCTACCAGATTCAATTAGTTCTACAAGATTCGCATGAGCAGATGGTGTGGGATTCCGGTAAGGTGATCTCCAACCAATCCATACATGTTGAATTAGATGGCTGGCTCCCGTCGGCAAGAACAAGGTATGATTACCGGATTAAAGTATGGGATAACCACGAGAACGAATCAGACTGGTCGGTTACCGCGTTCTTCGAAATGGGGCTAATGGACAGTGCGGATGCTTGGCGAGCAGAATGGATCTCGGCACCATTATCAGCAGAAGAGGAGAAGGATGAATCATGCCCGCGTCTCCGCACATCATTTCAACTAAATAAGGCTGTAACCAAAGCAAGAGTTTATGTCACAGCTCTTGGGTTATATGAGCTTCATTTGAATGATAAACGTGTGGGAGAGGCGTATTTCACACCTGGATGGACGAGTTATAGTAAGCGTTTACAATATCAGACGTACGATATTACGGACTCTTTAGAGATTGGTGAGAATACACTCGGCGCCTACTTAGGTGATGGGTGGTATAAAGGATATTTGGGATGGAAGAATGAACAACAATTTTATGGCAAACGGACAGCCTTATTACTTGAACTTCACATAGAGTATTCAGACGGCTCAGAGGAGTATATCGTGACAAATGAACACTGGCAGTCGTCTTCAAGTGCGATTCGCATGTCTGATATTTATATGGGTGAGACATATGATGCCCGCCTGGAAACAGCATGGACAGATATTGATTCGTCATCATGGTCGCCGGTAGAAATACTGGATCATCCGAAAGACATCATCGTTGCTCAAGAGAATGTACCCGTTACGCAAGTGGAGTATCTTCAACCTATAGCTATACTTACCACACCGCAGGGTGACCGTGTGCTTGATATGGGTCAGAACATGGTGGGATGGATGAAATTCACGATTCAAGGTGAGTCAGGTCATGAGGTTGAGCTGTTACATGCCGAAATATTGGATCATGACGGTAATTTCTACACGGATAATCTGAGAGCTGCCAAGCAGCGAATTCAATATACCCTCAAGGGAGGCGAGGCCGAGACGTATGAGCCCCACTTTACATTTCAGGGATTCCGTTATGTGAAGTTGATTGGTTTTCCAGAGCACATTAATCTGCAAGATTTTGCAGGGGCTGTCCTTCATTCCAATATGGAGCAGACGGGTGAATTCAAGTGTTCTAGCCCACTTGTTAATCAACTACATCACAACATTTTGTGGGGGCAAAAGGGGAATTTCCTCGATGTACCGACAGATTGTCCACAGCGTGACGAACGTCTTGGATGGACGGGAGATGCGCAGATGTTTATCCGAACAGCGTCCTACCTCATGAACACGGCACCATTCTTCACAAAGTGGCTTCGTGATCTAGGAGCAGACCAGCGTGCAGATGGCGGCATACCCTTTTTCGTGCCTAACCCAAGTAGTGAAATCTTCTCCAACGAGATGCAAGATACAGGGCACTCGTCTGCAGCTTGGGGAGACGCGGCGGTGATCTGTCCATGGACACTGTATGAAATGTACGGTGACATACGATTGCTAGCTGAGCAATATGGAAGTATGAAACGCTGGGTTGACTATATTTATCATCAAGGCGATAAGCCATATCTATGGAATACGGGTTTCCACTTTGGAGATTGGCTGGCTCTGGATTCCAAACCAGATAGCTACATCGGAGCGACCGATCCGGATTATGTAGCAACGGCCTTTTATGCCTATTCTGTATCTTTAATGAGAAAAGCTGCCTTAGCATTGGAGAAAAACGAAGAAGCAGCGCATTATGGTGAACTGCATGATCATATTGTTAAAGCATTTCGAGAGGAGTTCGTGACACCATCGGGTCGAATTGCGGTACCAACTCAGACAGCTGTGGTGCTGGCATTGCACTTTGATCTATTAGAGGAGTCTGGACGGAAACGAGCGATTGATCAACTCAGCAAACTGATTGCTGAAGCGAATAATCATCTGACAACAGGATTTGTAGGCACCCCTTATTTGAACCCTGTGCTTAGCGAGACGGGGCAACATGAGCTAGCTTACACCCTACTATTTCATGAGGATTATCCATCCTGGTTATATCAGGTCACTCAAGGTGCCACTACGATCTGGGAGCATTGGGATGGTATCAAGGAAGATGGCCGGATGTGGAGTGCTGACATGAATTCGTTCAATCATTATGCGTATGGTTCAATTGGCGAGTGGTTGTATCGTTATGTGGCAGGCATACGTGCAGACGTAGAACGTCCCGGTTTCCAAGCCATTCATATTGAACCGCAACCAGGGCCTGGACTAGATTGGGTGGAGGCTAGTATAGAGACGATGTATGGAAAAGTGCTTTCCGGCTGGACACGACAAGAACAAGGTGAGATGCAGCTCCGTGTAGTTGTGCCAGCGAATACGACAGCAACAGTCGTGCTTCCCAATGCGGTATCTGATACAGTCCTGCTTGATGACGTAGCGCTGGATCAGGCTTCAGACGTAAATGACATTCAATTAGAAGCAGGTCAGCTCCAAGTGATGTTGGGATCAGGAAGTTATCTATTTCAATACAAAATGCAGTTAACGGAAGCATAA
- a CDS encoding acyltransferase, which translates to MNQSVNRPKHIGYLDFYRAIAIIAVVAIHATSTAVTHYAKNTFQQEFYYFWNQFFQFAVPAFLFLSSLVLFYNYHSKANDRRWVPAFYKKRLLYIFVPYLVWSFIYFVVKQVIAGKQPVDHLERFGEQLLTGTAHTHLYFFLIILQFYVVFPILLSLTKHAVFTKYMPLFFIAAQAVFYMIHLQVHLERLGSMLPSYFIVIGFGAWIGLNFEKALRILHSFRFVVLAALIAGGVISIYGSSYVKMILEDMPFVTYALLFVFRNLFTLSACLVLMLICEQLGTRKIKHSNPLKVRAVLNSLGTVAFGVFLIHPMVLLFWRREFTTIFVSHFSIGIILSYLAALGLSWLVALGIRKVNWGWILIGR; encoded by the coding sequence ATGAATCAATCTGTTAATCGGCCCAAGCATATTGGCTATCTGGATTTCTATCGTGCTATTGCTATTATTGCAGTAGTTGCGATTCATGCTACTTCTACAGCAGTTACGCATTATGCGAAGAATACGTTCCAGCAAGAGTTTTATTATTTTTGGAATCAATTTTTCCAATTTGCAGTACCGGCATTTCTATTTCTGTCATCACTTGTTCTGTTCTACAATTATCATTCTAAGGCGAATGATCGTCGCTGGGTTCCAGCTTTTTACAAGAAACGTTTGCTGTATATTTTTGTTCCTTATCTCGTATGGTCATTCATTTACTTTGTTGTGAAGCAAGTTATCGCAGGGAAACAGCCTGTCGATCATCTGGAGCGATTTGGCGAGCAATTGCTGACGGGGACGGCACATACACATCTGTACTTTTTTCTAATTATTCTGCAATTTTATGTGGTCTTTCCTATATTGTTGTCCTTAACGAAGCATGCTGTCTTCACCAAATACATGCCACTATTCTTCATTGCCGCACAGGCGGTATTTTATATGATTCATCTTCAAGTTCATTTGGAACGTTTGGGCAGTATGTTGCCAAGTTATTTCATCGTCATTGGATTTGGAGCTTGGATCGGTCTGAATTTCGAGAAAGCTCTTCGAATATTACATTCGTTTCGGTTTGTTGTACTGGCGGCACTCATTGCCGGAGGCGTTATTTCCATCTATGGCAGTTCATATGTGAAAATGATACTTGAAGACATGCCGTTTGTTACATATGCACTATTGTTTGTATTTCGTAATCTGTTTACATTGTCGGCATGCTTAGTGTTGATGCTGATCTGTGAACAATTAGGCACTCGTAAAATAAAACATTCAAACCCGCTCAAGGTCAGAGCAGTTTTGAATTCACTGGGAACTGTCGCCTTTGGTGTGTTTCTCATACATCCAATGGTATTGTTATTCTGGAGACGTGAGTTCACTACAATATTTGTCTCACATTTCAGTATCGGCATTATATTGTCATACCTTGCAGCTCTAGGACTATCATGGTTGGTTGCACTTGGCATTCGCAAAGTGAACTGGGGCTGGATATTGATCGGTCGCTAG
- the licT gene encoding BglG family transcription antiterminator LicT, translating into MKIEKVLNNNAVVAMNDEQEVIIIGRGIAYQKRAGDIVSEQHIDKIFTLQNEDIQENFKALISSIPLEYMKVSEEIIAYAKLKLGKKLNESIYLHLTDHIHFAIERYRKNLPIRNGLIWETKQLYKEEYEIGLEALNMICDQFGVILPEDEAGFMALHFVNAALNEEMPNIKSMTQVMQEILTIIKYHFKIDFDENSLTFYRFVTHLKFFAQRLVKGKHYKSNNDDELFLMIQKKYPAAHKCSEKIKKFIESNYTYQLTDEEMMYLTIHIERVVNATSE; encoded by the coding sequence GTGAAAATCGAGAAGGTGCTGAACAATAATGCTGTAGTTGCAATGAATGACGAGCAGGAAGTTATTATCATTGGCCGGGGGATTGCTTACCAGAAGCGGGCGGGTGATATTGTTTCCGAGCAGCATATCGATAAGATATTTACTTTACAGAATGAAGATATTCAGGAAAACTTTAAGGCATTAATCTCAAGCATTCCTCTGGAATACATGAAAGTGTCGGAGGAGATCATCGCATACGCCAAATTAAAACTTGGTAAGAAATTGAATGAGAGCATTTATCTTCATCTCACAGATCATATCCACTTTGCCATTGAGCGGTATCGCAAGAACCTGCCTATTCGTAACGGATTAATCTGGGAAACAAAGCAGTTGTACAAGGAAGAGTACGAAATTGGATTGGAAGCACTCAATATGATCTGTGATCAGTTTGGTGTAATTCTGCCCGAGGACGAAGCCGGTTTTATGGCACTGCACTTTGTAAATGCTGCGTTGAACGAAGAAATGCCGAATATCAAGAGTATGACGCAGGTGATGCAAGAAATTTTGACGATCATCAAGTATCATTTCAAGATTGATTTTGATGAGAACTCATTAACATTTTATCGCTTTGTGACACATTTGAAATTTTTCGCCCAACGTTTGGTGAAGGGGAAACATTACAAGAGCAACAATGATGATGAATTGTTCCTGATGATTCAGAAAAAGTATCCTGCAGCGCATAAGTGTTCCGAGAAGATTAAGAAATTCATTGAAAGCAACTACACGTATCAACTGACTGACGAAGAAATGATGTACTTAACAATTCATATTGAGAGAGTTGTGAACGCAACTTCTGAATAA
- a CDS encoding AraC family transcriptional regulator: MQSAIELFKSETFLNNNLKLFVNRCSENFDAPFHAHDFVEYCYVAEGKGFHHIGEDVIPVHKGMLFVIPIGIPHVFRPSTPNLSVTPLIIYNCLFNAELTSTLSTIIQEQAICDHLKQLELNQMPYVHVVDHTQQIEEIMIRLYKESSLLDTGSSTMLYTLVSQLVVTTYRQYQQDYKQTHSNTDDFEHVLRYLNHHIHERIRLRDLVRISSWSEKHLGRMFLKHTGQTFGSYLQHLRIQKSCELLKSSQHNVSLVAELVGYRDVDTFYAVFKRITGTTPHMYRKSYTSD; the protein is encoded by the coding sequence ATGCAATCAGCGATTGAGCTATTTAAAAGTGAAACCTTTTTAAACAACAATCTTAAATTATTTGTGAATCGATGCTCGGAAAATTTCGATGCCCCGTTCCATGCACATGACTTCGTAGAGTATTGTTATGTCGCGGAAGGAAAGGGCTTTCATCACATTGGAGAAGATGTCATTCCAGTGCACAAGGGTATGCTGTTTGTTATCCCAATTGGTATTCCTCATGTCTTTCGGCCTTCCACTCCAAACCTATCCGTGACACCACTTATTATTTATAACTGCCTGTTTAATGCTGAACTGACCTCAACGCTCAGTACAATCATTCAGGAGCAAGCGATATGCGATCACCTCAAGCAACTAGAACTCAATCAGATGCCTTATGTACATGTCGTTGATCATACTCAGCAGATCGAAGAAATTATGATTAGATTATATAAAGAATCGTCTCTACTAGACACCGGCTCTTCCACGATGTTATATACCTTGGTTAGCCAACTAGTTGTGACGACTTATCGACAATACCAACAGGATTATAAGCAAACGCATTCCAATACAGATGATTTTGAACACGTCCTCAGGTACCTGAATCACCATATTCATGAACGAATCCGTCTACGTGATCTCGTCCGTATATCCAGTTGGAGTGAGAAGCACCTTGGACGTATGTTTCTGAAGCATACAGGCCAGACTTTTGGTTCTTACCTTCAACATCTGCGTATACAAAAAAGTTGCGAACTCCTAAAGAGTTCACAACATAATGTCAGCCTGGTCGCCGAACTGGTCGGCTACCGGGATGTAGATACTTTTTACGCCGTCTTTAAAAGAATCACGGGTACAACACCTCATATGTATCGCAAAAGCTATACATCAGATTAA
- a CDS encoding beta-glucoside-specific PTS transporter subunit IIABC, translating into MKHEQLAKDILTGVGGKQNINSVVHCATRLRFKLKNDNNAQTDELKNLDGVITVMQSGGQYQVVVGNEVSDVYKALLQVGNMSADEPVSASDNGDSSGKKESLLGRFIDLISGVFTPILGLLAATGMIKGFLSMFTSLEWIDPASGTYQLLNAAGDCLFYFFPIFLGYTAMKKFGGSPFLGMAFGASLVYPTLSGLSTGDPLYTLFTGTLFESPIHITFLGIPVILMSYSTSVIPVIIAAYFGSKVEAFFKKIIPSVVRTFLTPFFTILIVVPVTFLLIGPIATWASQLIGAGVTGIYDLSPLVTGIVVGGLWQVLVIFGLHWGIVPIMLLNLSTLKADPILAMMFAASFAQIGAVLGVMLKTKNTKLKSLGVPAFVSGIFGVTEPAIYGLTLPLKKPFIMSCIASAAAGGIVGFAGSKLFVFASGIFGIPALISPTEGINYEFWMAMIATVVAFVLAFVLVYAIGFNDPANPEAAKQTPEPVKEEKVTLEPNPNNRYEISSPMTGEVVPLQDINDATFAGEHMGKGIAVRPTSGRVVSPINGVVQTIYRTKHAIGLVDDQGVEILIHIGQDTVQLKGQHFTAHVKDGDRVSVGDLIVEFDLQAIVEAGYEIVTPIIVTNTADYLDVVGTTAQNVQEKDKLITVIG; encoded by the coding sequence ATGAAACACGAGCAACTAGCCAAAGACATTCTAACTGGCGTTGGTGGCAAACAAAACATTAATAGTGTTGTACACTGTGCGACCAGACTAAGATTCAAATTGAAAAATGACAACAATGCTCAAACAGACGAGCTCAAAAATCTCGACGGTGTGATCACTGTTATGCAAAGCGGAGGACAATACCAGGTCGTCGTAGGTAACGAAGTATCTGATGTCTACAAAGCACTGCTTCAAGTTGGGAATATGAGTGCTGATGAACCCGTGAGTGCAAGTGATAATGGTGACTCATCTGGCAAAAAGGAAAGCTTGCTTGGTCGTTTTATTGATTTGATCTCAGGTGTATTTACGCCAATTCTAGGTTTGCTTGCTGCAACAGGGATGATCAAAGGTTTCCTGTCGATGTTTACTTCACTTGAATGGATTGATCCTGCTTCCGGTACGTATCAATTGTTGAACGCGGCAGGTGACTGTCTGTTCTACTTCTTCCCAATCTTCTTGGGATACACAGCTATGAAAAAATTCGGTGGGTCACCATTCCTTGGTATGGCATTCGGTGCATCACTGGTGTATCCGACGTTATCCGGTTTAAGTACTGGAGATCCATTGTATACGTTGTTTACAGGCACGTTGTTTGAATCACCGATTCATATTACGTTCTTAGGTATTCCGGTTATTTTGATGAGCTATTCTACATCCGTTATTCCAGTTATTATCGCTGCTTATTTTGGTTCCAAAGTAGAAGCGTTCTTCAAGAAAATTATTCCTTCTGTGGTGAGAACGTTCCTTACGCCATTCTTCACGATTCTCATCGTTGTGCCCGTAACGTTCCTATTGATTGGTCCAATCGCTACTTGGGCAAGTCAGTTAATCGGCGCAGGTGTAACAGGTATCTATGACCTGAGTCCTTTGGTAACAGGTATTGTTGTTGGTGGGTTGTGGCAAGTGTTGGTTATCTTCGGTCTTCACTGGGGAATTGTACCGATCATGCTCCTTAATCTGTCCACATTAAAAGCAGACCCTATTTTGGCTATGATGTTTGCTGCTTCATTTGCACAAATTGGTGCAGTTCTTGGTGTCATGTTGAAAACGAAAAATACTAAACTTAAATCACTGGGTGTACCTGCTTTTGTATCAGGGATCTTCGGTGTGACCGAGCCGGCAATTTATGGTCTTACGTTACCACTGAAAAAACCATTTATTATGAGCTGTATTGCTTCAGCAGCAGCGGGTGGTATCGTTGGTTTCGCTGGCTCCAAATTATTTGTATTCGCTTCAGGGATTTTCGGTATTCCTGCTCTAATTAGCCCAACAGAAGGAATTAACTATGAATTCTGGATGGCTATGATCGCTACTGTAGTTGCCTTTGTACTAGCCTTTGTATTGGTATATGCTATTGGATTCAATGATCCTGCTAATCCGGAAGCTGCTAAACAGACTCCAGAACCAGTAAAAGAAGAGAAGGTTACGCTTGAGCCTAATCCGAACAATCGTTACGAAATTTCTAGCCCAATGACGGGTGAAGTGGTTCCGTTGCAAGATATTAATGATGCTACCTTTGCTGGTGAGCATATGGGCAAAGGGATTGCAGTTCGCCCAACGAGTGGTAGAGTAGTATCACCTATTAATGGTGTGGTACAGACGATCTATCGTACTAAACATGCAATCGGACTTGTAGATGATCAAGGTGTTGAGATTCTGATTCATATCGGGCAAGATACGGTACAGCTCAAAGGTCAGCATTTCACAGCTCATGTGAAGGATGGAGACCGTGTGAGTGTGGGTGATCTGATCGTGGAGTTCGATCTACAAGCCATTGTTGAAGCGGGTTATGAGATTGTCACGCCTATTATTGTAACGAACACAGCGGATTATCTTGATGTGGTCGGTACGACAGCTCAGAACGTGCAGGAAAAGGATAAATTGATCACGGTAATTGGTTAA